A stretch of the Pan troglodytes isolate AG18354 chromosome 20, NHGRI_mPanTro3-v2.0_pri, whole genome shotgun sequence genome encodes the following:
- the ANKRD24 gene encoding ankyrin repeat domain-containing protein 24 isoform X19 — protein MQVAWGEEKHRAPTMKTLRARFKKTESQDWGKSDERLLQAVENNDAPRVAALIARKGLVPTKLDPEGKSAFHLAAMRGAASCLEVMIAHGSNVMSTDGAGYNALHLAAKYGHPQCLKQLLQASCVVDVVDSSGWTALHHAAAGGCLSCSEVLCSFKAHLNPQDRSGATPLIIAAQMCHTDLCRLLLQQGAAANDQDLQGRTALMLACEGASPETVEVLLQGGAQPGITDALGQDAAHYGALAGDKLILHLLQEAAQRPSPPSALTEDDSGEASSQNSMSSHGKQGAPKKRKAPPPPASIPMPDDRDAYEEIVRLRQERGRLLQKIRGLEQHKERRQQESPEASSLHSLERQVQELQQLLVERQEEKESLGREVESLQSRLSLLENERENTSYDVTTLQDEEGELPDLPGAEALLSRQLSPSAQEHLASLQEQVAVLTRQNQELMEKVQILENFEKDETQMEVEASAEVIPLALYDSLRAEFDQLRRQHAEALQALRQQETREVPREEGTACGESEVAGATATKNGPTHMELNGSVAPETKVNGAETIDEEAAGDETMEARTMEAEATGAEATGAKVTETKPTGAEVREMETTEEEANMETKPTGAQATDTETTGVEAMGVEATKTKAEEAEMQAYGVGAGQAEPPVTGTTNMEATGSRATGVEATGVSATGVENPGVEATVPGISAGPILHPGAAEASEKLQVELETRIRGLEEALRQREREAAAELEAALGKCEAAEAEAGRLRERVREAEGSGASGGGGGDTTQLRAALEQAREDLRDRDSRLRELEAASACLDEARASRLLAEEEARGLRAELAQREEARLEQSRELEVLREQLATARATGEQQRTAAAELGRARDAAEARVAELAAACEEARQGLAELREASEALRQSVVPASEHRRLQEEALELRGRAASLEQEVVATGKEAARLRAELERERVCSVALSEHERIVGTLQANVAQLEGRLEELGRRHEKTSAEVFQVQREALFMKSERHAAEAQLATAEQQLRGLRTEAERARQAQSRAQEALDKAKEKDKKITELSKEVFNLKEALKEQPAALATPEVEALRDQVKDLQQQLQEAARDHSSVVALYRSHLLYAIQGQMDEDVQRILSQILQMQRLQAQGR, from the exons AGTCAAGACTGGGGCAAGAGTGACGAGAGGCTGCTACAAGCCGTGGAAAACAACGATGCACCTCGGGTGGCCGCCCTCATCGCCCGCAAGGGGCTGGTGCCCACGAAGCTAGACCCCGAGGGCAAGTCCGC GTTCCACCTGGCGGCCATGCGGGGTGCGGCCAGCTGTCTGGAGGTGATGATAGCTCATGGCAGCAATGTCATGAGCACGGACGGGGCAG gTTACAATGCCCTCCACCTGGCCGCCAAATACGGGCACCCACAGTGCTTGAAGCAACTACTGCAG GCTTCCTGCGTGGTGGACGTCGTGGACAGCAGCGGGTGGACTGCCCTACACCATGCAG CGGCTGGTGGCTGTCTCTCCTGCTCAGAGGTGCTCTGCTCCTTTAAGGCACATCTAAACCCCCAAGATCGG TCAGGCGCAACACCCCTCATTATAGCAGCTCAAATGTGTCACACAGACCTGTGCCGTCTCCTACTGCAGCAAGGGGCTGCTGCGAACGATCAGGACCTGCAAGGCAG GACGGCCCTGATGCTGGCCTGTGAGGGGGCCAGCCCCGAAACAGTGGAGGTCCTGCTGCAGGGCGGAGCCCAGCCGGGCATCACCGATGCGCTGGGGCAGGACGCGGCTCACTATGGCGCCCTGGCGGGGGACAAACTCATCCTGCACCTTCTGCAAGAGGCGGCCCAGCGCCCCTCCCCACCCAGCG ccctcaCAGAGGATGATTCAGGCGAGGCGTCATCTCAG aACTCTATGTCCAGCCATGGAAAGCAGGGGGCCCCCAAGAAGCGGAAGGCGCCTCCACCTCCCGCCAGCATCCCCATGCCG GATGATCGAGATGCCTATGAGGAGATCgtgaggctgcggcaggagaggGGCCGCCTCCTGCAGAAGATCCGGGGCCTGGAACAGCACAAGGAACGGAGGCAGCAGGAG TCCCCGGAGGCCAGCTCCCTGCACAGCCTGGAGAGACAG GTGCAAGAGCTACAGCAGCTGCTGGTGGAGAGACAAGAGGAGAAGGAGAGCCTGGGACGGGAGGTGGAGAGTTTGCAGAGCCGGCTGTCCCTGCTGGAG AACGAGCGGGAGAATACTAGCTATGACGTAACCACCCTGCAGGATGAGGAGGGTGAGCTGCCTGACCTTCCAG GGGCCGAGGCGCTGCTGTCCAGACAACTCAGCCCGTCGGCCCAGGAACACCTGGCCTCGCTGCAGGAACAGGTGGCTGTGCTCACCAGACAGAACCAGGAACTGATGGAGAAGGTCCAG ATCCTGGAGAACTTTGAGAAGGACGAGACACAGATGGAAGTGGAAGCTTCGGCAGAGGTCATCCCTCTTGCCCTCTATGACTCTCTCCGGGCCGAGTTTGACCAGCTACGCAGGCAGCACGCTGAGGCCCTGCAGGCCCTGAGGCAGCAGGAGACACGAGAGGTCCCCAGAGAAGAGGGGACAGCCTGTGGGGAGAGTGAGGTTGCTGGAGCCACGGCCACCAAAAACGGGCCAACCCACATGGAGCTAAATGGCTCAGTGGCTCCAGAAACCAAAGTTAACGGAGCCGAGACCATAGATGAGGAGGCTGCAGGAGATGAAACCATGGAAGCCAGGACTATGGAAGCCGAGGCCACAGGAGCTGAGGCCACAGGAGCCAAGGTCACAGAAACAAAACCCACAGGGGCTGAGGTCAGAGAGATGGAGACCACAGAAGAAGAAGCAAACATGGAAACTAAGCCCACAGGAGCTCAGgccacagacacagagaccacGGGAGTGGAGGCCATGGGGGTGGAggccacaaaaacaaaagcagaggaAGCAGAAATGCAGGCCTATGGAGTGGGTGCTGGGCAAGCAGAGCCCCCAGTCACAGGGACCACAAACATGGAGGCCACGGGCTCTAGGGCCACAGGGGTGGAAGCCACAGGAGTCAGTGCCACAGGTGTGGAGAACCCAGGGGTAGAGGCCACGGTCCCGGGGATCTCTGCTGGCCCCATCCTACATCCTGGTGCCGCAGAGGCCTCGGAAAAGCTTCAAGTAGAGCTGGAGACCAGGATCCGTGGCTTGGAGGAGGCTCTCCGGCAGCGGGAGCGGGAGGCAGCTGCGGAGCTGGAGGCGGCCCTGGGGAAGTGCGAGGCcgcggaggccgaggcgggccggcTGCGAGAGCGTGTCCGCGAGGCCGAGGGCAGCGGGGCcagcgggggcgggggcggtgaCACCACACAACTGCGGGCGGCCCTGGAGCAGGCCCGGGAGGACCTCCGAGACCGGGACTCCCGCCTGCGGGAGCTGGAGGCGGCCTCGGCCTGCCTGGATGAGGCTCGGGCCAGCCGGCTGCTGGCCGAGGAGGAGGCGCGGGGCCTGCGGGCCGAGCTGGCCCAGCGGGAGGAGGCGCGGCTGGAGCAGAGCCGGGAGCTGGAGGTTCTGCGGGAGCAGCTGGCCACGGCCAGGGCCACGGGGGAGCAGCAGCGCACGGCGGCCGCGGAACTGGGCCGGGCACGGGACGCCGCTGAGGCCCGAGTGGCTGAGCTGGCTGCGGCCTGCGAGGAGGCGCGGCAGGGCCTGGCCGAGCTGCGGGAGGCCTCCGAGGCCCTCCGCCAGTCCGTGGTGCCGGCCTCTGAGCACCGCCGGCTGCAGGAGGAGGCCCTGGAGCTGCGGGGCCGGGCGGCCAGTCTGGAGCAGGAGGTGGTGGCCACGGGCAAGGAGGCCGCCCGGCTGCGCGCGGAGCTGGAGCGGGAGCGTGTGTGCAGCGTGGCGCTCTCGGAGCACGAACGCATCGTGGGCACCCTGCAGGCCAACGTGGCCCAGCTGGAGGGGCGGCTGGAGGAGCTGGGACGGCGGCATGAGAAGACCAGCGCAGAGGTCTTCCAG GTGCAGCGTGAGGCCCTGTTCATGAAGAGTGAGCGACACGCAGCCGAGGCACAGCTGGCCACAGCAGAGCAGCAGCTACGGGGGCTACGGACCGAGGCGGAAAGGGCTCGCCAGGCCCAGAGCCGGGCCCAGGAGGCTCTGGACAAGGCCAAGGAGAAGGACAAGAAG ATCACAGAACTCTCCAAAGAAGTCTTCAATCTTAAGGAAGCCTTGAAGGAGCAGCCGGCCGCCCTGGCCACCCCTGAGGTGGAGGCTCTCCGTGACCAGGTGAAGGATTTACAGCAGCAGCTGCAG GAAGCTGCCAGGGACCACTCCAGTGTGGTGGCTTTGTACAGAAGCCACCTCCTATATGCCATTCAG GGCCAGATGGATGAAGACGTGCAGCGGATTCTCAGCCAGATTCTGCAGATGCAGAGACTCCAGGCTCAGGGCCGCTGA
- the ANKRD24 gene encoding ankyrin repeat domain-containing protein 24 isoform X11 has product MQVAWGEEKHRAPTMKTLRARFKKTESQDWGKSDERLLQAVENNDAPRVAALIARKGLVPTKLDPEGKSAFHLAAMRGAASCLEVMIAHGSNVMSTDGAGYNALHLAAKYGHPQCLKQLLQASCVVDVVDSSGWTALHHAAAGGCLSCSEVLCSFKAHLNPQDRSGATPLIIAAQMCHTDLCRLLLQQGAAANDQDLQGRTALMLACEGASPETVEVLLQGGAQPGITDALGQDAAHYGALAGDKLILHLLQEAAQRPSPPSALTEDDSGEASSQNSMSSHGKQGAPKKRKAPPPPASIPMPDDRDAYEEIVRLRQERGRLLQKIRGLEQHKERRQQEPPGPPRCSSNSPGAVLPQGLCTTSVLCLECSSAVLPQGLCTTCVLCLECSSPRWPHSSLPHLLYASPEASSLHSLERQVQELQQLLVERQEEKESLGREVESLQSRLSLLENERENTSYDVTTLQDEEGELPDLPGAEALLSRQLSPSAQEHLASLQEQVAVLTRQNQELMEKVQILENFEKDETQMEVEASAEVIPLALYDSLRAEFDQLRRQHAEALQALRQQETREVPREEGTACGESEVAGATATKNGPTHMELNGSVAPETKVNGAETIDEEAAGDETMEARTMEAEATGAEATGAKVTETKPTGAEVREMETTEEEANMETKPTGAQATDTETTGVEAMGVEATKTKAEEAEMQAYGVGAGQAEPPVTGTTNMEATGSRATGVEATGVSATGVENPGVEATVPGISAGPILHPGAAEASEKLQVELETRIRGLEEALRQREREAAAELEAALGKCEAAEAEAGRLRERVREAEGSGASGGGGGDTTQLRAALEQAREDLRDRDSRLRELEAASACLDEARASRLLAEEEARGLRAELAQREEARLEQSRELEVLREQLATARATGEQQRTAAAELGRARDAAEARVAELAAACEEARQGLAELREASEALRQSVVPASEHRRLQEEALELRGRAASLEQEVVATGKEAARLRAELERERVCSVALSEHERIVGTLQANVAQLEGRLEELGRRHEKTSAEVFQVQREALFMKSERHAAEAQLATAEQQLRGLRTEAERARQAQSRAQEALDKAKEKDKKITELSKEVFNLKEALKEQPAALATPEVEALRDQVKDLQQQLQEAARDHSSVVALYRSHLLYAIQGQMDEDVQRILSQILQMQRLQAQGR; this is encoded by the exons AGTCAAGACTGGGGCAAGAGTGACGAGAGGCTGCTACAAGCCGTGGAAAACAACGATGCACCTCGGGTGGCCGCCCTCATCGCCCGCAAGGGGCTGGTGCCCACGAAGCTAGACCCCGAGGGCAAGTCCGC GTTCCACCTGGCGGCCATGCGGGGTGCGGCCAGCTGTCTGGAGGTGATGATAGCTCATGGCAGCAATGTCATGAGCACGGACGGGGCAG gTTACAATGCCCTCCACCTGGCCGCCAAATACGGGCACCCACAGTGCTTGAAGCAACTACTGCAG GCTTCCTGCGTGGTGGACGTCGTGGACAGCAGCGGGTGGACTGCCCTACACCATGCAG CGGCTGGTGGCTGTCTCTCCTGCTCAGAGGTGCTCTGCTCCTTTAAGGCACATCTAAACCCCCAAGATCGG TCAGGCGCAACACCCCTCATTATAGCAGCTCAAATGTGTCACACAGACCTGTGCCGTCTCCTACTGCAGCAAGGGGCTGCTGCGAACGATCAGGACCTGCAAGGCAG GACGGCCCTGATGCTGGCCTGTGAGGGGGCCAGCCCCGAAACAGTGGAGGTCCTGCTGCAGGGCGGAGCCCAGCCGGGCATCACCGATGCGCTGGGGCAGGACGCGGCTCACTATGGCGCCCTGGCGGGGGACAAACTCATCCTGCACCTTCTGCAAGAGGCGGCCCAGCGCCCCTCCCCACCCAGCG ccctcaCAGAGGATGATTCAGGCGAGGCGTCATCTCAG aACTCTATGTCCAGCCATGGAAAGCAGGGGGCCCCCAAGAAGCGGAAGGCGCCTCCACCTCCCGCCAGCATCCCCATGCCG GATGATCGAGATGCCTATGAGGAGATCgtgaggctgcggcaggagaggGGCCGCCTCCTGCAGAAGATCCGGGGCCTGGAACAGCACAAGGAACGGAGGCAGCAGGAG CCACCTGGGCCTCCTCGCTGTTCCTCCAACTCGCCAGGCGcagtcctgcctcagggcctttgcaccaccagtgtcctctgcctggaatgctctagcgcagtcctgcctcagggcctttgcaccacctgtgtcctctgcctggaatgctctagCCCCAGATGGCCCCACAGCTCTTTACCTCACCTACTTTATGCA TCCCCGGAGGCCAGCTCCCTGCACAGCCTGGAGAGACAG GTGCAAGAGCTACAGCAGCTGCTGGTGGAGAGACAAGAGGAGAAGGAGAGCCTGGGACGGGAGGTGGAGAGTTTGCAGAGCCGGCTGTCCCTGCTGGAG AACGAGCGGGAGAATACTAGCTATGACGTAACCACCCTGCAGGATGAGGAGGGTGAGCTGCCTGACCTTCCAG GGGCCGAGGCGCTGCTGTCCAGACAACTCAGCCCGTCGGCCCAGGAACACCTGGCCTCGCTGCAGGAACAGGTGGCTGTGCTCACCAGACAGAACCAGGAACTGATGGAGAAGGTCCAG ATCCTGGAGAACTTTGAGAAGGACGAGACACAGATGGAAGTGGAAGCTTCGGCAGAGGTCATCCCTCTTGCCCTCTATGACTCTCTCCGGGCCGAGTTTGACCAGCTACGCAGGCAGCACGCTGAGGCCCTGCAGGCCCTGAGGCAGCAGGAGACACGAGAGGTCCCCAGAGAAGAGGGGACAGCCTGTGGGGAGAGTGAGGTTGCTGGAGCCACGGCCACCAAAAACGGGCCAACCCACATGGAGCTAAATGGCTCAGTGGCTCCAGAAACCAAAGTTAACGGAGCCGAGACCATAGATGAGGAGGCTGCAGGAGATGAAACCATGGAAGCCAGGACTATGGAAGCCGAGGCCACAGGAGCTGAGGCCACAGGAGCCAAGGTCACAGAAACAAAACCCACAGGGGCTGAGGTCAGAGAGATGGAGACCACAGAAGAAGAAGCAAACATGGAAACTAAGCCCACAGGAGCTCAGgccacagacacagagaccacGGGAGTGGAGGCCATGGGGGTGGAggccacaaaaacaaaagcagaggaAGCAGAAATGCAGGCCTATGGAGTGGGTGCTGGGCAAGCAGAGCCCCCAGTCACAGGGACCACAAACATGGAGGCCACGGGCTCTAGGGCCACAGGGGTGGAAGCCACAGGAGTCAGTGCCACAGGTGTGGAGAACCCAGGGGTAGAGGCCACGGTCCCGGGGATCTCTGCTGGCCCCATCCTACATCCTGGTGCCGCAGAGGCCTCGGAAAAGCTTCAAGTAGAGCTGGAGACCAGGATCCGTGGCTTGGAGGAGGCTCTCCGGCAGCGGGAGCGGGAGGCAGCTGCGGAGCTGGAGGCGGCCCTGGGGAAGTGCGAGGCcgcggaggccgaggcgggccggcTGCGAGAGCGTGTCCGCGAGGCCGAGGGCAGCGGGGCcagcgggggcgggggcggtgaCACCACACAACTGCGGGCGGCCCTGGAGCAGGCCCGGGAGGACCTCCGAGACCGGGACTCCCGCCTGCGGGAGCTGGAGGCGGCCTCGGCCTGCCTGGATGAGGCTCGGGCCAGCCGGCTGCTGGCCGAGGAGGAGGCGCGGGGCCTGCGGGCCGAGCTGGCCCAGCGGGAGGAGGCGCGGCTGGAGCAGAGCCGGGAGCTGGAGGTTCTGCGGGAGCAGCTGGCCACGGCCAGGGCCACGGGGGAGCAGCAGCGCACGGCGGCCGCGGAACTGGGCCGGGCACGGGACGCCGCTGAGGCCCGAGTGGCTGAGCTGGCTGCGGCCTGCGAGGAGGCGCGGCAGGGCCTGGCCGAGCTGCGGGAGGCCTCCGAGGCCCTCCGCCAGTCCGTGGTGCCGGCCTCTGAGCACCGCCGGCTGCAGGAGGAGGCCCTGGAGCTGCGGGGCCGGGCGGCCAGTCTGGAGCAGGAGGTGGTGGCCACGGGCAAGGAGGCCGCCCGGCTGCGCGCGGAGCTGGAGCGGGAGCGTGTGTGCAGCGTGGCGCTCTCGGAGCACGAACGCATCGTGGGCACCCTGCAGGCCAACGTGGCCCAGCTGGAGGGGCGGCTGGAGGAGCTGGGACGGCGGCATGAGAAGACCAGCGCAGAGGTCTTCCAG GTGCAGCGTGAGGCCCTGTTCATGAAGAGTGAGCGACACGCAGCCGAGGCACAGCTGGCCACAGCAGAGCAGCAGCTACGGGGGCTACGGACCGAGGCGGAAAGGGCTCGCCAGGCCCAGAGCCGGGCCCAGGAGGCTCTGGACAAGGCCAAGGAGAAGGACAAGAAG ATCACAGAACTCTCCAAAGAAGTCTTCAATCTTAAGGAAGCCTTGAAGGAGCAGCCGGCCGCCCTGGCCACCCCTGAGGTGGAGGCTCTCCGTGACCAGGTGAAGGATTTACAGCAGCAGCTGCAG GAAGCTGCCAGGGACCACTCCAGTGTGGTGGCTTTGTACAGAAGCCACCTCCTATATGCCATTCAG GGCCAGATGGATGAAGACGTGCAGCGGATTCTCAGCCAGATTCTGCAGATGCAGAGACTCCAGGCTCAGGGCCGCTGA
- the ANKRD24 gene encoding ankyrin repeat domain-containing protein 24 isoform X23, which yields MKTLRARFKKTEVPPGGHAGCGQLSGGDDSSWQQCHEHGRGRLQCPPPGRQIRAPTVLEATTAAAGGCLSCSEVLCSFKAHLNPQDRSGATPLIIAAQMCHTDLCRLLLQQGAAANDQDLQGRTALMLACEGASPETVEVLLQGGAQPGITDALGQDAAHYGALAGDKLILHLLQEAAQRPSPPSALTEDDSGEASSQNSMSSHGKQGAPKKRKAPPPPASIPMPDDRDAYEEIVRLRQERGRLLQKIRGLEQHKERRQQEPPGPPRCSSNSPGAVLPQGLCTTSVLCLECSSAVLPQGLCTTCVLCLECSSPRWPHSSLPHLLYASPEASSLHSLERQVQELQQLLVERQEEKESLGREVESLQSRLSLLENERENTSYDVTTLQDEEGELPDLPGAEALLSRQLSPSAQEHLASLQEQVAVLTRQNQELMEKVQILENFEKDETQMEVEASAEVIPLALYDSLRAEFDQLRRQHAEALQALRQQETREVPREEGTACGESEVAGATATKNGPTHMELNGSVAPETKVNGAETIDEEAAGDETMEARTMEAEATGAEATGAKVTETKPTGAEVREMETTEEEANMETKPTGAQATDTETTGVEAMGVEATKTKAEEAEMQAYGVGAGQAEPPVTGTTNMEATGSRATGVEATGVSATGVENPGVEATVPGISAGPILHPGAAEASEKLQVELETRIRGLEEALRQREREAAAELEAALGKCEAAEAEAGRLRERVREAEGSGASGGGGGDTTQLRAALEQAREDLRDRDSRLRELEAASACLDEARASRLLAEEEARGLRAELAQREEARLEQSRELEVLREQLATARATGEQQRTAAAELGRARDAAEARVAELAAACEEARQGLAELREASEALRQSVVPASEHRRLQEEALELRGRAASLEQEVVATGKEAARLRAELERERVCSVALSEHERIVGTLQANVAQLEGRLEELGRRHEKTSAEVFQVQREALFMKSERHAAEAQLATAEQQLRGLRTEAERARQAQSRAQEALDKAKEKDKKITELSKEVFNLKEALKEQPAALATPEVEALRDQVKDLQQQLQEAARDHSSVVALYRSHLLYAIQGQMDEDVQRILSQILQMQRLQAQGR from the exons GTTCCACCTGGCGGCCATGCGGGGTGCGGCCAGCTGTCTGGAGGTGATGATAGCTCATGGCAGCAATGTCATGAGCACGGACGGGGCAG gTTACAATGCCCTCCACCTGGCCGCCAAATACGGGCACCCACAGTGCTTGAAGCAACTACTGCAG CGGCTGGTGGCTGTCTCTCCTGCTCAGAGGTGCTCTGCTCCTTTAAGGCACATCTAAACCCCCAAGATCGG TCAGGCGCAACACCCCTCATTATAGCAGCTCAAATGTGTCACACAGACCTGTGCCGTCTCCTACTGCAGCAAGGGGCTGCTGCGAACGATCAGGACCTGCAAGGCAG GACGGCCCTGATGCTGGCCTGTGAGGGGGCCAGCCCCGAAACAGTGGAGGTCCTGCTGCAGGGCGGAGCCCAGCCGGGCATCACCGATGCGCTGGGGCAGGACGCGGCTCACTATGGCGCCCTGGCGGGGGACAAACTCATCCTGCACCTTCTGCAAGAGGCGGCCCAGCGCCCCTCCCCACCCAGCG ccctcaCAGAGGATGATTCAGGCGAGGCGTCATCTCAG aACTCTATGTCCAGCCATGGAAAGCAGGGGGCCCCCAAGAAGCGGAAGGCGCCTCCACCTCCCGCCAGCATCCCCATGCCG GATGATCGAGATGCCTATGAGGAGATCgtgaggctgcggcaggagaggGGCCGCCTCCTGCAGAAGATCCGGGGCCTGGAACAGCACAAGGAACGGAGGCAGCAGGAG CCACCTGGGCCTCCTCGCTGTTCCTCCAACTCGCCAGGCGcagtcctgcctcagggcctttgcaccaccagtgtcctctgcctggaatgctctagcgcagtcctgcctcagggcctttgcaccacctgtgtcctctgcctggaatgctctagCCCCAGATGGCCCCACAGCTCTTTACCTCACCTACTTTATGCA TCCCCGGAGGCCAGCTCCCTGCACAGCCTGGAGAGACAG GTGCAAGAGCTACAGCAGCTGCTGGTGGAGAGACAAGAGGAGAAGGAGAGCCTGGGACGGGAGGTGGAGAGTTTGCAGAGCCGGCTGTCCCTGCTGGAG AACGAGCGGGAGAATACTAGCTATGACGTAACCACCCTGCAGGATGAGGAGGGTGAGCTGCCTGACCTTCCAG GGGCCGAGGCGCTGCTGTCCAGACAACTCAGCCCGTCGGCCCAGGAACACCTGGCCTCGCTGCAGGAACAGGTGGCTGTGCTCACCAGACAGAACCAGGAACTGATGGAGAAGGTCCAG ATCCTGGAGAACTTTGAGAAGGACGAGACACAGATGGAAGTGGAAGCTTCGGCAGAGGTCATCCCTCTTGCCCTCTATGACTCTCTCCGGGCCGAGTTTGACCAGCTACGCAGGCAGCACGCTGAGGCCCTGCAGGCCCTGAGGCAGCAGGAGACACGAGAGGTCCCCAGAGAAGAGGGGACAGCCTGTGGGGAGAGTGAGGTTGCTGGAGCCACGGCCACCAAAAACGGGCCAACCCACATGGAGCTAAATGGCTCAGTGGCTCCAGAAACCAAAGTTAACGGAGCCGAGACCATAGATGAGGAGGCTGCAGGAGATGAAACCATGGAAGCCAGGACTATGGAAGCCGAGGCCACAGGAGCTGAGGCCACAGGAGCCAAGGTCACAGAAACAAAACCCACAGGGGCTGAGGTCAGAGAGATGGAGACCACAGAAGAAGAAGCAAACATGGAAACTAAGCCCACAGGAGCTCAGgccacagacacagagaccacGGGAGTGGAGGCCATGGGGGTGGAggccacaaaaacaaaagcagaggaAGCAGAAATGCAGGCCTATGGAGTGGGTGCTGGGCAAGCAGAGCCCCCAGTCACAGGGACCACAAACATGGAGGCCACGGGCTCTAGGGCCACAGGGGTGGAAGCCACAGGAGTCAGTGCCACAGGTGTGGAGAACCCAGGGGTAGAGGCCACGGTCCCGGGGATCTCTGCTGGCCCCATCCTACATCCTGGTGCCGCAGAGGCCTCGGAAAAGCTTCAAGTAGAGCTGGAGACCAGGATCCGTGGCTTGGAGGAGGCTCTCCGGCAGCGGGAGCGGGAGGCAGCTGCGGAGCTGGAGGCGGCCCTGGGGAAGTGCGAGGCcgcggaggccgaggcgggccggcTGCGAGAGCGTGTCCGCGAGGCCGAGGGCAGCGGGGCcagcgggggcgggggcggtgaCACCACACAACTGCGGGCGGCCCTGGAGCAGGCCCGGGAGGACCTCCGAGACCGGGACTCCCGCCTGCGGGAGCTGGAGGCGGCCTCGGCCTGCCTGGATGAGGCTCGGGCCAGCCGGCTGCTGGCCGAGGAGGAGGCGCGGGGCCTGCGGGCCGAGCTGGCCCAGCGGGAGGAGGCGCGGCTGGAGCAGAGCCGGGAGCTGGAGGTTCTGCGGGAGCAGCTGGCCACGGCCAGGGCCACGGGGGAGCAGCAGCGCACGGCGGCCGCGGAACTGGGCCGGGCACGGGACGCCGCTGAGGCCCGAGTGGCTGAGCTGGCTGCGGCCTGCGAGGAGGCGCGGCAGGGCCTGGCCGAGCTGCGGGAGGCCTCCGAGGCCCTCCGCCAGTCCGTGGTGCCGGCCTCTGAGCACCGCCGGCTGCAGGAGGAGGCCCTGGAGCTGCGGGGCCGGGCGGCCAGTCTGGAGCAGGAGGTGGTGGCCACGGGCAAGGAGGCCGCCCGGCTGCGCGCGGAGCTGGAGCGGGAGCGTGTGTGCAGCGTGGCGCTCTCGGAGCACGAACGCATCGTGGGCACCCTGCAGGCCAACGTGGCCCAGCTGGAGGGGCGGCTGGAGGAGCTGGGACGGCGGCATGAGAAGACCAGCGCAGAGGTCTTCCAG GTGCAGCGTGAGGCCCTGTTCATGAAGAGTGAGCGACACGCAGCCGAGGCACAGCTGGCCACAGCAGAGCAGCAGCTACGGGGGCTACGGACCGAGGCGGAAAGGGCTCGCCAGGCCCAGAGCCGGGCCCAGGAGGCTCTGGACAAGGCCAAGGAGAAGGACAAGAAG ATCACAGAACTCTCCAAAGAAGTCTTCAATCTTAAGGAAGCCTTGAAGGAGCAGCCGGCCGCCCTGGCCACCCCTGAGGTGGAGGCTCTCCGTGACCAGGTGAAGGATTTACAGCAGCAGCTGCAG GAAGCTGCCAGGGACCACTCCAGTGTGGTGGCTTTGTACAGAAGCCACCTCCTATATGCCATTCAG GGCCAGATGGATGAAGACGTGCAGCGGATTCTCAGCCAGATTCTGCAGATGCAGAGACTCCAGGCTCAGGGCCGCTGA